GGAAGGCAAGGAAAAAGAAAGAATTCGTTTCCCCCGGCATATTTTTCCTTAACTGCTTCTTTTTCATCCCATTCAACAGGCTGAAACCTGGTGTCGGCAGCCGCGGGAATAACGGTTATCTTATTTTCCGGGACCTGGAATACCGATGCCAGCTGCGTTTTGCCCCAGTTTGAAGTAGTGACAACTGCGGCAGCCCCGGCCAGCTTTTTAGTAAGGGCGGCGGCATTTTTCGCCGAAGGCAAAAGTTCCGAAACCACCATCATCAGCGGTATCCGGTTATTATTCCTGTTCTCGGGGTAAGAAATGGCGAGGTTCACCTGCTCCTGCTTCAGGAATGCGGGCAGCGTTTTTATGCTCCACCACCACCGGCCAGCCTTTCCGGCGCCCGGCGCCTCTACAACCGTTTCGCCACATTCGTACAGGGGATGACGCAAACCTGTTTCCGCGCTAACGAGGAAAAGTACGCGGGCAGCAGGGTTAATGCCGGGCAAACGTTTTACTGTTTCGAACAGGAAATCGTCGGTTAAGATATCGGCGGACCGGCTTAAAAAACTTCCATAAACCAGGATAGACATACTGCAAAGATAGTTCGTCGCGGGGCATTAACTTCTGCAATGATCACAGAAGGGCGGGGCGCCGAAGGGCATTAACTTTCGGTATGATCACGGAATGACAGGGGCGCCGGGAGCATAAACTTCCGCCATGATCGCAGGGCGCCCGGGGGATCAAGTGCGATGCAAGTGCGATACAAGTGCGATGCTACTGCGATGCAGGTGCGGTTATGGTAGCTTTATGGTATACTTATGGTATACCCTCCGGCCACCCGCCATTTCTCATTTGCCGTTTTTGCCGATATTCTGTTCCAGTACTTCCAGCGGCATACATCCGTCTTTCAGCAGGTTATCGTGAAATGCGGCAAGCGAAAAGGCATTCCCCTGTTCTTTGCTGAATTTATCGCGGAGCGACCTTATTTTCAATGCACCTATCTTATAGCTGAGCGCCTGGCCCGGCAGCACCATATAACGCTCAATTTCGGCTGTAGCGCCTTGTTCGCTGATAGCTTCGTTTTCCATCATATAAGCTATCGCCTGCTCCCTGGTCATAGTGCCGGTGTGCAGCGAAACGTCGACAACAAGACGTATGGCCCTGTGCATTTCATCGCCCAGCGCACCCATATACTGGTAGGGGTCTGTATAAAGACCAAGTTCTTTGCCCAGGCTTTCACAATAAAGCGCCCATCCTTCGCCATAGGCGCCGTACCAGCAGAAACGACGGAACTTAGGCAGGTCCTTGTTTTCCTGCTGAAGGCTTATCTGGTAATGATGACCGGGAATAGCCTCGTGCAGGAACAAACTTTCCATGCCACTGGTAACATTGAATTTAGTAGCATCGAGAATGGGAACATAAAAGATTCCCGGGCGGCTGCCGTCTTCGGAAGGCGGGTTATATTCCGCGCTGGCGCTGGCGGCACGGAACGCCTCTGTTTGGCGGATCTCGAATGGAGAACGCGGCTTTACACCAAACATCTTTTTCAGGTTGGGTTCTATACGCGCCTGGATATTACGGAAAGCGGTAAGCACCTCCTCCGGTGTTTTATAAGGCGTAAAACGCGGGTCGTTCTTTAAAAACTCAAAAAAAGCTTTGCGGTCGCCGTTGAAGCCGGTAGCGGTTTTAATACTGTCCATGGCAGCGCCAATACGCGCCACTTCGGCAAGACCCGTTTTATAAATTTCCTCGGGCGAGCGGTTGGTAGTTGTCCAGAACCTTACCAGGTATTTATACACCTTATCACCGTCGGGCAATGCAGATAACCCGCTTGCTTTACTTGCCTTAGGCAGGTATTCCTGCTGCATAAAGCTGGCAAGCCTGGAATAGGCCGGAATGGTATATTGCCGGATACAGGTTTTAAAAGCTGTCGTCAGCCTTGACCTGTCGGCTGCCCCTACTGAGTCGGGGAACGTTGTTACCGGGGTAAAAAAGAGACTTTTCTCTACCGTGTCGGTTAACATGGCATTCAGCTGCGGGATTATTTTTACCACGATACTTTGCGGTAATACATAACCGGCGGCCATTCCTTTCCTGAAATAAACAATGGCGCTGTCGGCCCAGGCGGAGAAAGCCGTCATACGCTGCAGCCAGTTATCATAGTCCTTTGCCGTTTTAAAAGGCTGATTGCCACTTCCGCTGCCCAGCTGTCCCATGGTCAGCGGCAACCCGGTGAACTGGTTAAAAGGAATATAGTTGTCATGAAACGAAAGACCTTCGATCGACATTTCCATTTCCCTTTTAAAAATGTCGTAGCTGATTTTGTCGTTCCGGTTTAGCTTATCAGGTTCATAATGAGAAACAAAAGCGAGGTAACGCTTATAGAAATCCCTTAGTGTATCGCGGTAGCTGTCGGTAAATTCAACAGGCAGGGATTGATTAAAACGGTTGTCGCCGGAAGAAGTGGCTTCCAGCGGAAACAAATGCATTCTTTCTTCATAGTACTGGCTGAACATGGCGTTCAGCTCTTTATTGGTTTCTTTCGTAGGATTATTCCGGCTCATCAGCTGGCAGCCCATTCCGGCGCCCAACACCAACAGAACCAGCCCCAGGTATGCTATTTTTCTCATATCAGCGCATTGAAGAACGAAAGTTAATACAAAGCGTTAATTTTGCGGTCCTTTTAATATAGAATATGAGCCAACAACATTTGTCAGAGCAGGAGATCATCCGTCGCGACAAGCTGAAAGAATTACAGCAACTGGGGATAGATGCCTATCCTGCCCCTTTATTTCCCGTAACCCATTATTCCGAGGATATTAAAGCTGGCTTTTCAGAAGAAACCAAGGATGCATATGCGCAGGTTACAGTAGCAGGACGTATCATGAGCCTTAATGGTAAGGGCAAGGTATTCTTTATTAAGATCCAGGATAGCAAAGGCATCATTCAATTATATGTGCGCCGCGACGATATTTGTCCCGGTGAAGACAAAACTCTTTTCGACACGGTTGTAAAAAGACTCACCGACCTGGGAGATATTGTAGGTGTTACAGGTGCTGTATTTGTAACCCATACCGGTGAAACCTCTGTGCATGCACAAAGCTTCACCATGCTTACCAAATCGCTGAAACCCTTACCAGTGGTGAAACGCGATGCAGAAGGCAATGTGTTCGACGCCGTAACAGATCCTGAGTTCCGTTACCGCCAGCGTTATGCCGACCTCATTATCAATGCAGATGTAAAAGATACTTTTGTAAAACGCACGAAGGTTATCAATACCATCCGCGATTTCCTGAACGAACAGGGAGCATTGGAGGTGGACACGCCGGTATTACAGGCCATTCCCGGCGGCGCCGCTGCACGTCCGTTTGTAACACACCACAATGCACTCGACGTTCCTTTTTACCTGCGCATCGCCAACGAACTTTACCTGAAACGTTTGATCGTGGGCGGATTCGACTGGGTATACGAGTTCAGCCGCAACTTCCGTAACGAGGGTATGGACAGAACCCATAACCCCGAATTCACTGTACTGGAATGGTACACCGCGTACAAAGACTACTACTGGATGATGGAAACCACCGAAAAACTGTTCGAGCGCCTGGCGCTGGCAGTTCATGGCACTACCGATGTGCAGGTGGGAGACAAAACCATAAGTTTCAAAGCGCCGTTCAAACGTATTTCCATATTGGACGCTATTAAAGAGAATACCGGTATCGACGTTAGCCAGATGAACGAAGAAGCACTTCGCGCCACCTGCCAGCAGCTGAATATAAGCGTAGCGCCAAGCATGGGTAAAGGCAAACTGATCGATGAACTGTTTGGCGCAACAAGCGAACACACCTATACGCAGCCGACGTTTATTATCGATTACCCGGTGGAAATGAGCCCCCTGACCAAAAAACACCGTGAAAAAGCAGGTTTGGTGGAGCGTTTTGAACTGATGATCAATGGAAAGGAAATCGCCAATGCCTATTCTGAACTGAACGATCCCATAGATCAGAGGGAACGCTTCGAAGACCAGGTGAAGTTAATGGAGCGTGGCGATGATGAAGCAATGTACATCGACTACGACTTTTTACGTGCGCTGGAATACGGCATGCCGCCTACTTCCGGAATTGGCATCGGCATAGACAGGCTGGTGATGCTGTTAACCAACCAGCCCTCCATCCAGGATGTATTATTGTTCCCGCAAATGCGCCCGGAAAGTTTTGAATAAACGTATATTTTTATAGATCGTAACTGCCCCCGGTTTTAATAAAACTGCCGGCGTTAGTTAAGGTTATTAAAAAACAAGCGACTGCGTATAGAGCGTTCTCTATTTCCAGTCGCTTGTTTTTTTACGCAAGCGCCCCCGCATCCGGGTCATAAAACAGCAAACAGCCTCCCATAAACAACAGTTCAACCAGGGTCTGATAAAGAAAACCAACTTTTTTGAACGCCACAAGCAACGTTTTTCAATCAAATGAATCAATACTTCGATAATTTATGATGTCTCTGTTTCGTTAATAGTTCATCCGGAACACCTTATTGATAGGACTTATTGAAAAAATGAATCGCGTATAATGCCAAAGATCTTGTTCACTGCCGACCAAATGGCAACTCCCAGCACCGGTTTGTATCATTTCTCCCTGGAGCTGATAAAAGAAATACAAAAGGCGGTTCAGGAAGATTATAGTTTACACTACCTCGTTCCCAGGCAACTAAGAAACAGCAACCTGTTTGGACCGGGCACCTATAGAACCAAGTCGGGGTACAATCGCATTAAATGGAAAGTGAAGAAGGAATTCGACATCATTCACTTTCTTCACCAGACGCCCGCCATTCTGAAACCGCATAAGGTCATCGGTAAAAAAATACTGACAGTTCACGATCTGAACTATTTATATGAATACCCTTCTTTTTCGGGTCACTATCGCCATTTCGATAACTGGGTAAAAAACACGATCAAACACTGCGACCAGATTGTAGCGATCTCCAACTTTACAGCAATGGATATTGCACGGCATATCGATTACCCTGCCAGCAAAATAAAGGTGATCTATAACGGTGTAAGCTTTCCCGATTTCCCCGAAAACATCCTGCAGGTACATCGTCCCGCCTACCAGCCCACGCGGCCGTTTCTCTTCACGGTAGGTACCGTTTATTTCAAAAAGAACTTTTATGTACTGCCGGCAATGCTTAAATATCTCGATATCGATCTCATTATTGCAGGTCGCATCGATGATCATAGCATCAACTACTATAGCCTGATAGGTAAGGAAATGGAGCGGTTCAATATATCGAAGGACCGGGTGAAGTTGTTGGGTGAAATCAGCGAACTCGACAAACACTGGTACTACCGCAACTGTGAAGGCTTTGTATTTCCTTCCTTTGCCGAAGGTTTTGGCCTGCCCGTTCTGGAAGCCATGAACCACAACAAACCTTTATTTCTGTCGAAAGACACTGCCTTACCCGAAATTGGCGGCGATATCGCCTACTACTTCCCCAGCATGGACCCGGAAGAAATGGCCAAAACTGTTTCGGAAGGTCTTTCAAACTATCCCGGCTCCGGCAAAGACAAACAGATTCCCGCATGGCTGGAATTGTTCTCCTGGAAAAAAGCCGCGAGGGAATACATTGATGTTTATAAAAAAATATTAAGCGAATGAAAAACGTTGCATTGATCGTACAACGCTATGGACAGGAAGTAAATGGCGGTTCCGAATATCATTGCAGGCTGCTGGCAGAACATCTGGCGCCCGATTATAACGTTACAGTACTTACCAACTGTGCCGTAGACCACGAAGACTGGGATAATTATTACCAGCCGGGCCGCGACGAACTAAACGGCGTAGAGATCATCCGCTTCAAAAATGAATCGAAAAGATTACCAAAAGCCTTCCGCCGCTACACCAAAAAACTCAGGAAAAAACGCTACAATACAAAAGGCTGGCGCAATAAACTATACCGCGCACTGGATACTATAGACGGCAAATCGCTGAGCCATATCAGGGAAGAATGGTTTAGAACACAAGGCCCTTTCTGCCCCGGTCTTATTTCGTTTCTCAAAGAGCATCATTCAAGATTTGATAAACTTATTTTCTTCACCTACCTGTATTACCCTACTGCCATGGGTATAGACATAGCGCCGGAGAAAAGCATTCTTATACCTACCGCTCATGACGAACCGGAAATTTACCTGCCGGTTTTTACCAACGTATTTACCAACCCGGGTTATATCTTATATAATTCACATAGTGAAAAGGCTTTTGTTGAACGCAAGTTCCATAACAGCCATATCCCCAACCAGGTTGTTGGCATAGGCATCGACCGCGCCAACCGTTTCATTGAAAAAGAAGCCATTCCGGGAGTTGATTTCAGCAAACCGTATTTCGTTTACGTAGGCCGGATGGAATCGGGGAAAAATGTAGGAGACCTCATTGAACGCTTTAAGATTTATAAAACCAGGTTCCCATCCGATGCACAACTGGTACTGGTAGGAAAAGGCTCCCTGAAAGTAGACGACCATCCCGATATAAAACCATTGGGATTTGTAGAAGAAGAAGTAAAGAACACGGTACTCGTTAACGCCCGCGCCCTGATCATCCCATCAAAATTCGAAAGCCTTTCCATGGTAACACTCGAAGCCATGGCGTCGGGAGTTCCCGTAGTGGCAAATGGTGAATGCGAGGTGCTTAAAGATCATATTAAAATGAGCCAGGCAGGCTTCTCCTATGAAAGCCAGGACGATTTCAACCTTGCTTTGGAAAGTTTAAGGAAGGCACCCGACGAAACCATGCAGCTCAACGGCAGGGAATACGTAGAAAAGAATTATTCATGGCCACAGGTATTGAAAAAAATAAGCGCAGCTATTGAAAGAAAAACAGTCGGCACAGGCATCATGCCGTAGGTTGTTATACGCTCTATTCGGCCGGTTATTATTTGTTTCAATCGCAGAAGTTGCCTAAATTAATCCTTCATCTTAATCCTGTTTCAACTATAGACCGTGAATAAAATCTTAGAATACCTCGGTATTATCAAACGAAGCGATGCCAGAAAACCTTTCCAGGTACAGTTAACCCTTCCCGGTAAACAAGACATTACAACAACCGAAGCTACCCAGCCAATAAGCGCTCAAAAAAGTAAAAAGGTTAGCATTTCATATGCCATAACAGTTCACAATGAAGGTGCTGTTTACCTGGAGCCGCTTTTTCAGCAATTACTCCGGCATGTGGGGCCTGAAGATGAGATAGTGGTCCTGGACGATTTTTCAGACGAGCCTTCTACCGTAGCTACGCTGGAAAAGTATAAAGGCAACTTTAAGTTTCAGCAAAAAGCCCTGAATGGCAATTTCGGAGAACACAAAAACTTTCTGAATGCACTGTGTACCAAAAAATATATTTTCCAGATCGATGCCGATGAGCTGCTGGAAGCACCCTTTTTCCTGAATATTAAACAGGTGATGCTTGCCAACCCACAGGTAGAGCTTTTTCATGTACCAAGGATCAATACCCTCGACGACATCACCGACGAAGATATCCGGCTGGGCAGATGGGGAGTCGACAAAAAAGGCTGGATCAACAGCCCCGACTACCAGGCGCGTATTTATAAAAACATACCTGAAATAAAATGGGAAGGAAGGCTGCACGAAACCATCACCGGGCAGGCTGCTTACGCCTTCCTGCCTTATGACGATGAAACCTATTCCATTATTCATAAAAAGACCAAAGAACGCTGGCGGAAACAGGATGAATTCTATAAAACATTGATATAACAGCCAACGAACAAAAATGCCTCAGCCAGTCGCGGCTGCGGCATTTTTAATATATTACTTTTCTGTTAAGCATTAACTTTGCCACGCTTTTCCAGAAGAAAGCACCTTAAGAAACATGGTAAAGGAAATCGCCGGCACCGTTGCCAGCAGAAGTCGATTGTTCTTACACACATCAGTGTTTGTTTTGTCATTATTCCTGGCGTCGAGGATCTTTTTTCATATCTACTATCATAACAGCTTTTCACATATCTCATTCCGGGAGTTGCTGCGCATTTATACCGGGGGTACTTACTTCGACCTCTCGGCCCTGGCAGTACAAAACGTATTATTCATCATCTGGATGTGCATACCCGTAAACCCATCGTGGCAAAAAACACATAACCGGATAGGCTTGCTATTCTTTGCTGTTTTCAACGGGCTGGGCCTGGCGCTGAATATCTTTGATATCGCTTTTTTCGATTTTTCACATAAAAGACTAACCGCCGAGATCTTTCACTTCGGCGGCGCCGAAGATAATTTCCTTGCCCTGGCACCCGCTTTCTTCAAAAGCTACTGGTACCTGATAGTCGTTTTTATCGGCTTCGTTCTTATCATACGCTATTTCTCACGCCGGTATATCATGAATTACCGCTCTGTTCCCCACCATCATAAGCTCGGCTGGATAACGGGCTCCATTCTTACACTGGTATTATGGATGGGCCTCATGCTCCTGAACTTCCGCGGCTGGCTGGCGCTTATTCCTATAGATGTAACCGACGCAGGGAAATACGCTACCGCCAGAAACATTCCGCTGGTGCTGAACACCCCGTTCACTTTTGCCAAATCGCTCGGACATCATAGTATGCCGCAGCATCATTATTTCAGCGACCAGGAAGCAGCCAAACACTTTTCGCCCTATCATAATGCAGTGGCAGGAAGCCATTTCAACAGGAAGAATGTGGTGGTAATAGCGCTGGAGAGTTTCTCCAAAGAGTTTACGGCATTATCGGGTAAACAGCAGTCATTTACCCCGTTCCTGGACTCCCTGAGCAAGGAAAGCCTTGTGTTTACACAGGCCTGGGCCAACGGCAAACAATCGATCCAGGGCATTCCCGCCATACTGGCATCTGTACCCTCTGTGATGGACGGCGCATTTATCAGCTCACAATATTCCGGTAACGACTACCGCGCACTGGCAAGCCTGCTCGATGCCGAACAGTATTACACCGCTTTCTTTCACGGCGCCAACAACGGCTCCTTTAACCTCGACGCTTTTGCCTCGCAGGCAGGGTATCACGATTATTTTGGCAGGAAAGAATATAACAACGAAGCGGATTACGATGGCAATTGGGGCATCTGGGATGAAGCATTCCTGCAGTTTGCAGGTAAAAAAATGAGCGGCTTCCCCCAACCGTTTCATACCGCCATCTTCACCCTAAGCTCACATCACCCGTTTTCCGTTCCACAGAAGTATAAGGCGCAGTTCCGGGGCAGCGACAACCCCATCACCAAAGCAGTACAGTATACCGATCATAGTTTGCGTGTGTTCTTCAACAGCATACGCAACCTTCCCTGGTTCCAGAATACCATCTTCGTATTAACAGCCGACCATACCGGCATGTCATCTGATCCGTTTTACAGTAACCTTGCAGGACAATACCAGATCCCGGTGATCATCTACGATCCATCGCAGCAGATTAAAAAGGAAGCAGATACCGCAACACTTGCACAGTGCG
This Filimonas effusa DNA region includes the following protein-coding sequences:
- a CDS encoding glycosyltransferase encodes the protein MSILVYGSFLSRSADILTDDFLFETVKRLPGINPAARVLFLVSAETGLRHPLYECGETVVEAPGAGKAGRWWWSIKTLPAFLKQEQVNLAISYPENRNNNRIPLMMVVSELLPSAKNAAALTKKLAGAAAVVTTSNWGKTQLASVFQVPENKITVIPAAADTRFQPVEWDEKEAVKEKYAGGNEFFLFPCLPGHLQAVTEVLKAFSVFKKWQKSNMQLLVTGLGAEEQAALKLDAYRFRADVSLLPVLRTEELAAITAAAYGCVQPGLPDPACMAAIRSLQCEIPVIASSTGAFPEICGAAALYAEPGDFNDMGQKMILLYKDETLRRQLIATAKTQKLLYNWDASAALFSSLLHHP
- a CDS encoding DUF885 domain-containing protein; this translates as MRKIAYLGLVLLVLGAGMGCQLMSRNNPTKETNKELNAMFSQYYEERMHLFPLEATSSGDNRFNQSLPVEFTDSYRDTLRDFYKRYLAFVSHYEPDKLNRNDKISYDIFKREMEMSIEGLSFHDNYIPFNQFTGLPLTMGQLGSGSGNQPFKTAKDYDNWLQRMTAFSAWADSAIVYFRKGMAAGYVLPQSIVVKIIPQLNAMLTDTVEKSLFFTPVTTFPDSVGAADRSRLTTAFKTCIRQYTIPAYSRLASFMQQEYLPKASKASGLSALPDGDKVYKYLVRFWTTTNRSPEEIYKTGLAEVARIGAAMDSIKTATGFNGDRKAFFEFLKNDPRFTPYKTPEEVLTAFRNIQARIEPNLKKMFGVKPRSPFEIRQTEAFRAASASAEYNPPSEDGSRPGIFYVPILDATKFNVTSGMESLFLHEAIPGHHYQISLQQENKDLPKFRRFCWYGAYGEGWALYCESLGKELGLYTDPYQYMGALGDEMHRAIRLVVDVSLHTGTMTREQAIAYMMENEAISEQGATAEIERYMVLPGQALSYKIGALKIRSLRDKFSKEQGNAFSLAAFHDNLLKDGCMPLEVLEQNIGKNGK
- the lysS gene encoding lysine--tRNA ligase, yielding MSQQHLSEQEIIRRDKLKELQQLGIDAYPAPLFPVTHYSEDIKAGFSEETKDAYAQVTVAGRIMSLNGKGKVFFIKIQDSKGIIQLYVRRDDICPGEDKTLFDTVVKRLTDLGDIVGVTGAVFVTHTGETSVHAQSFTMLTKSLKPLPVVKRDAEGNVFDAVTDPEFRYRQRYADLIINADVKDTFVKRTKVINTIRDFLNEQGALEVDTPVLQAIPGGAAARPFVTHHNALDVPFYLRIANELYLKRLIVGGFDWVYEFSRNFRNEGMDRTHNPEFTVLEWYTAYKDYYWMMETTEKLFERLALAVHGTTDVQVGDKTISFKAPFKRISILDAIKENTGIDVSQMNEEALRATCQQLNISVAPSMGKGKLIDELFGATSEHTYTQPTFIIDYPVEMSPLTKKHREKAGLVERFELMINGKEIANAYSELNDPIDQRERFEDQVKLMERGDDEAMYIDYDFLRALEYGMPPTSGIGIGIDRLVMLLTNQPSIQDVLLFPQMRPESFE
- a CDS encoding glycosyltransferase family 4 protein; this encodes MPKILFTADQMATPSTGLYHFSLELIKEIQKAVQEDYSLHYLVPRQLRNSNLFGPGTYRTKSGYNRIKWKVKKEFDIIHFLHQTPAILKPHKVIGKKILTVHDLNYLYEYPSFSGHYRHFDNWVKNTIKHCDQIVAISNFTAMDIARHIDYPASKIKVIYNGVSFPDFPENILQVHRPAYQPTRPFLFTVGTVYFKKNFYVLPAMLKYLDIDLIIAGRIDDHSINYYSLIGKEMERFNISKDRVKLLGEISELDKHWYYRNCEGFVFPSFAEGFGLPVLEAMNHNKPLFLSKDTALPEIGGDIAYYFPSMDPEEMAKTVSEGLSNYPGSGKDKQIPAWLELFSWKKAAREYIDVYKKILSE
- a CDS encoding glycosyltransferase family 4 protein, with amino-acid sequence MKNVALIVQRYGQEVNGGSEYHCRLLAEHLAPDYNVTVLTNCAVDHEDWDNYYQPGRDELNGVEIIRFKNESKRLPKAFRRYTKKLRKKRYNTKGWRNKLYRALDTIDGKSLSHIREEWFRTQGPFCPGLISFLKEHHSRFDKLIFFTYLYYPTAMGIDIAPEKSILIPTAHDEPEIYLPVFTNVFTNPGYILYNSHSEKAFVERKFHNSHIPNQVVGIGIDRANRFIEKEAIPGVDFSKPYFVYVGRMESGKNVGDLIERFKIYKTRFPSDAQLVLVGKGSLKVDDHPDIKPLGFVEEEVKNTVLVNARALIIPSKFESLSMVTLEAMASGVPVVANGECEVLKDHIKMSQAGFSYESQDDFNLALESLRKAPDETMQLNGREYVEKNYSWPQVLKKISAAIERKTVGTGIMP
- a CDS encoding glycosyltransferase; amino-acid sequence: MNKILEYLGIIKRSDARKPFQVQLTLPGKQDITTTEATQPISAQKSKKVSISYAITVHNEGAVYLEPLFQQLLRHVGPEDEIVVLDDFSDEPSTVATLEKYKGNFKFQQKALNGNFGEHKNFLNALCTKKYIFQIDADELLEAPFFLNIKQVMLANPQVELFHVPRINTLDDITDEDIRLGRWGVDKKGWINSPDYQARIYKNIPEIKWEGRLHETITGQAAYAFLPYDDETYSIIHKKTKERWRKQDEFYKTLI
- a CDS encoding LTA synthase family protein; this translates as MVKEIAGTVASRSRLFLHTSVFVLSLFLASRIFFHIYYHNSFSHISFRELLRIYTGGTYFDLSALAVQNVLFIIWMCIPVNPSWQKTHNRIGLLFFAVFNGLGLALNIFDIAFFDFSHKRLTAEIFHFGGAEDNFLALAPAFFKSYWYLIVVFIGFVLIIRYFSRRYIMNYRSVPHHHKLGWITGSILTLVLWMGLMLLNFRGWLALIPIDVTDAGKYATARNIPLVLNTPFTFAKSLGHHSMPQHHYFSDQEAAKHFSPYHNAVAGSHFNRKNVVVIALESFSKEFTALSGKQQSFTPFLDSLSKESLVFTQAWANGKQSIQGIPAILASVPSVMDGAFISSQYSGNDYRALASLLDAEQYYTAFFHGANNGSFNLDAFASQAGYHDYFGRKEYNNEADYDGNWGIWDEAFLQFAGKKMSGFPQPFHTAIFTLSSHHPFSVPQKYKAQFRGSDNPITKAVQYTDHSLRVFFNSIRNLPWFQNTIFVLTADHTGMSSDPFYSNLAGQYQIPVIIYDPSQQIKKEADTATLAQCDVMPTLLGLMGYQKPYFALGNNVKQRASFAVYYTNESYNMAQGDYLLSFNGYISLSLYNIRQDSLLQHNLLHGPRDTAGPAMEQTLKAYLQYYSGSIRANKMLYANSQAWPLKRGR